The window ATCGACCGACGCTCACACGTCTAGATCAGCCGCCGGGGTCTGTCAATATCGCAACGGCTCCCGAAAGGAGTCTTTTCCAATACCCCCGAAATGTGCTTTAAGAGTTTTCAACGGATGGAGGTCCATATGAAGATTTTGCGCATGCGATCGTGGAACTTTCACGCGGACGACCTGGAACAGATGACCCGTTTTTATCGGGACGGGCTCGGCGCCGAGCTACGAACAACGCACACGGTTGCGGGCGTCAAGGTCGTGCGCTTGCGCGCGGGCGAGACCGGCCTAGGTTTATTCGATGCGTCGGAGAAGCGCGCGCCGCGCGTGCCGCACCACACCTTCGATATCGAAGGGCCGGATGATGCCAACGAGCTGGCGAAAGAGCTTGCAGCCAAGGGCCTCAAAGTGGACGAGATCCGCGTGCACGGCGAAGGTCCCGGCTACTCGGTCTATGTGATCGATCCGAGCGGCAATCGACTCGAACTCTCCAAAGATTAGGCGCTATTATTCGTGACCCGAAGAGAGATCCAAACTTCGTGACCTTCGTAATACTATGCCTGAAAGTTTTCGCAGTCTGCGCAAATTTACCGGTCGCCCGTAGCTGTTAAAGGGCGGGGATTTGCTCGCGCCAAGACGCCAAGAACGCAAAGAATAGAGGAATCCCCTTTCATCCCCCTTTGACAAAGGGGGAAAGAGGGGGATTTGAGGGCGAAACGGAATCATGAAGAAACAAAAAATCATCGGGAGCTCGATTCCCAGAGCGGGAAGCGTGGAAAAGGTCACGGGGAGGGCGGTGTACGCGGTCGATGTGACTTTGCCAGGGATGTTGTGGGGCAAAGTGCTGCGCAGCCCGA is drawn from Candidatus Binatia bacterium and contains these coding sequences:
- a CDS encoding VOC family protein encodes the protein MKILRMRSWNFHADDLEQMTRFYRDGLGAELRTTHTVAGVKVVRLRAGETGLGLFDASEKRAPRVPHHTFDIEGPDDANELAKELAAKGLKVDEIRVHGEGPGYSVYVIDPSGNRLELSKD